One window of Microtus pennsylvanicus isolate mMicPen1 chromosome X, mMicPen1.hap1, whole genome shotgun sequence genomic DNA carries:
- the LOC142840656 gene encoding spindlin-2C encodes MKTPHKKAAAREKTREAVARHHIGSTTIKKKKAAQKRQRSRPSSRSRRNIVGCRISHGWKEGDEPITQWKGTVLDQVPINPSLYLVKYDGIDCVYGLELHRDERILKLKILPDKVSFSRVSDVRLADTIIGKAVEHMFEGEHGSKDEWRGMVLAQAPIMNAWFYITYEKDPVLYMYQLLDDYKEGDLRIMPESSASPPADREPEGVVDGLIGKHVEYTKEDGSKRTGKVIHQVKAKPSVYFIKFDDDFHIYVYDLVKKNC; translated from the coding sequence ATGAAGACCCCTCACAAAAAAGCAGCTGCAAGAGAGAAAACGAGAGAAGCTGTTGCTCGCCACCACATTGGCTCCACAACCATCAAGAAGAAAAAAGCTGctcagaagaggcagaggagcagaccTTCATCCCGGTCTCGAAGAAACATCGtgggctgcagaatttctcacgggtggaaggaaggagatgaGCCCATCACCCAGTGGAAAGGAACTGTTCTGGATCAGGTGCCTATAAACCCCTCTCTCTATCTGGTGAAATACGATGGAATAGACTGTGTCTATGGACTGGAACTTCACAGAGATGAGAGGATTTTAAAGCTTAAAATCCTTCCTGATAAGGTGTCGTTTTCTCGAGTCAGCGATGTGCGCCTTGCTGATACCATAATTGGCAAAGCAGTGGAACACATGTTTGAGGGTGAGCATGGCTCTAAGGATGAATGGAGGGGGATGGTCCTGGCCCAAGCGCCTATCATGAACGCCTGGTTTTACATAACCTATGAGAAAGATCCTGTCCTGTACATGTACCAGCTTCTGGATGATTATAAAGAGGGCGACCTCCGTATTATGCCAGAGTCCAGTGCATCTCCTCCAGCAGACAGGGAGCCAGAAGGAGTTGTAGATGGCCTGATAGGTAAACATGTGGAATATACCAAAGAAGATGGCTCCAAGAGGACAGGCAAGGTCATTCACCAAGTTAAAGCCAAGCCCTCTGTGTACTTCATCAAGTTTGATGacgatttccatatctatgtctatgatttagtTAAAAAGAACTGTTAG